In the Ipomoea triloba cultivar NCNSP0323 chromosome 6, ASM357664v1 genome, one interval contains:
- the LOC116022724 gene encoding probable E3 ubiquitin-protein ligase RNF217 isoform X4, translated as MGSCLANISNSISPTAQALFDELCTAYIAPLDFPDLIISLVGVSAAIIAVHLLLEMVRDLKQMTKQKTKSKWLGVRRDFSTEVEKSRMVHFPDLDAALAEELQLEEALLVSLFTDTTVNEASSSVLAFLSTASTVSEASSSVQGEPFPKSSCEICLEDKGEWQMIEHEGCSNSFCSECMSKHIIARVEANMLEVNCPGINCRALLNASDYRHLVPKEILVRWDEAVCKSMYVDSQKLYCPYRDCSTMLVNDTGEALGKSTCPSCKRSFCAECQVPWHPEFTCQEFKMLNTEKKNEDAMVMTLAKKKQWQKCPKCKMLVEKSDGCLHMTCRCKHQFCYRCGKEWSSTHGACQFQPIRTTQ; from the exons ATGGGATCTTGTTTAGCCAATATCTCCAATTCAATTTCGCCGACTGCTCAAGCTCTCTTCGATGAATTGTGTACTGCCTACATCGCCCCTCTGGATTTCCCTGACCTCATAATTTCCCTTGTAGGTGTATCAGCGGCGATCATCGCCGTTCACCTCTTGCTCGAGATGGTGCGTGACTTGAAGCAGATGACTAAGCAGAAGACGAAGAGCAAGTGGCTTGGAGTTCGCCGCGATTTCTCCACTG AAGTAGAAAAAAGCAGgatggttcattttccggatcTAGATGCTGCACTTGCTGAAGAACTGCAGTTAGAAGAAGCTTTATTGGTTTCGCTTTTTACTGATACAACTGTTAATGAGGCATCTTCATCTGTATTGGCTTTTCTTTCCACTGCTTCGACTGTTAGTGAGGCATCTTCATCTGTCCAGGGAGAACCCTTTCCTAAAAGCTCCTGCGAGATTTGCTTAGAGGACAAAGGAGAATGGCAGATGATCGAACATGAAGGATGTTCTAATTCATTCTGTTCTGAGTGCATGAGCAAGCATATCATTGCAAGGGTTGAAGCAAACATGCTTGAAGTCAATTGCCCCGGAATAAACTGCCGTGCTCTGTTAAATGCCAGTGACTATCGGCATTTGGTTCCTAAGGAGATTCTAGTTAGGTGGGATGAAGCTGTATGCAAGTCAATGTATGTTGATTCTCAGAAACTGTACTGTCCTTACCGCGACTGCTCTACCATGTTGGTTAATGACACCGGGGAGGCCTTGGGAAAGTCAACTTGCCCTTCATGCAAGAGATCATTCTGTGCAGAGTGCCAAGTCCCCTGGCATCCCGAGTTTACCTGCCAGGAATTCAAGATGCTGAACACAGAGAAGAAGAACGAAGATGCCATGGTGATGACTCTTGCAAAGAAGAAACAGTGGCAAAAATGCCCAAAATGCAAAATGCTTGTGGAAAAATCAGATGGATGTCTTCACATGACTTGCAGGTGCAAACACCAGTTCTGCTACAGGTGTGGCAAGGAATGGTCTTCAACTCATGGAGCTTGCCAGTTTCAACCAATCAGGACCACCCAGTAG